In a genomic window of Limibacter armeniacum:
- a CDS encoding alpha-L-fucosidase, which produces MKKLLVVFMLLGAVVQAIAAGDPKPYNERMQWFKDAKLGIFIHWGLYSVGDVSESWSMYHKRISWEDYMKGQAKEFTASEYDPKAWAKLFKEVGADYVVMTSKHHDGFALWDTKYSSVNAKQFAAVGQDVYTPYVEAVRAEGMKVGVYYSLCDWSHPDYTPITFDRPEKELRKLYPQQRHEKYLTQWQRFTKFNFAQLKELFDRYQPDLMWFDGDWEHKADEWPSRVVKDSLLSWNPDVIVNSRLNWYGDYNTPEQDPPVIAPDRPWELCITMNESWGYRKDDHNYKSSKYLIETFVRSVAKGGNMLLDIGPKADGSIPEEQLKILEDVGEWYGKHESAIKNTVQGIPYGHFDGETTVSGDGKTINLFLMGGLKDFTTLRGVKGKVKSIKLVGSGKSLRYQVVDSAPWNDIPGIIQIFFDNAEEDSFVTVVSVELEEPFELYRGIGHSVEMND; this is translated from the coding sequence ATGAAGAAATTATTAGTTGTATTCATGTTACTGGGGGCTGTCGTACAGGCGATAGCCGCTGGTGACCCAAAACCATATAATGAACGGATGCAGTGGTTCAAGGATGCAAAACTGGGCATCTTTATCCATTGGGGACTTTATTCCGTGGGAGATGTCAGTGAGTCTTGGTCAATGTATCATAAACGTATCTCTTGGGAGGATTATATGAAAGGGCAGGCCAAGGAGTTTACTGCTTCTGAATATGATCCGAAAGCTTGGGCTAAACTTTTTAAGGAAGTAGGGGCAGATTATGTTGTAATGACCTCTAAGCATCACGATGGTTTTGCTCTTTGGGATACAAAATATTCTAGTGTCAATGCGAAGCAGTTTGCTGCGGTTGGTCAGGATGTCTATACACCGTACGTGGAAGCTGTAAGGGCAGAAGGTATGAAAGTAGGTGTTTATTATTCGCTTTGTGACTGGTCACATCCGGATTATACCCCCATCACTTTTGATAGGCCAGAGAAGGAATTGCGTAAGCTCTACCCACAACAGCGTCATGAGAAATACCTGACGCAGTGGCAACGATTTACCAAATTCAATTTCGCTCAGCTTAAGGAGCTTTTTGACCGTTACCAACCTGACTTGATGTGGTTCGATGGTGATTGGGAACATAAGGCAGATGAATGGCCCTCAAGGGTCGTAAAGGATTCGCTTCTATCATGGAACCCCGATGTGATCGTCAATTCCCGTTTGAACTGGTATGGGGATTATAATACACCGGAGCAGGATCCTCCAGTAATTGCACCTGACAGGCCTTGGGAACTATGCATTACGATGAATGAATCATGGGGATACCGCAAGGATGACCATAACTATAAGTCATCCAAGTATCTGATCGAGACATTTGTTCGCTCAGTAGCCAAAGGTGGTAACATGTTGTTGGACATTGGACCAAAAGCAGATGGATCAATTCCTGAAGAACAGTTGAAGATACTTGAAGATGTAGGGGAGTGGTATGGAAAACACGAATCGGCAATCAAAAATACGGTTCAGGGTATCCCATACGGTCATTTTGATGGGGAGACGACAGTATCTGGCGATGGCAAAACGATTAACCTTTTTTTGATGGGAGGGTTAAAGGACTTCACAACGCTTAGAGGCGTGAAAGGAAAAGTCAAGAGCATCAAACTAGTGGGAAGTGGTAAGTCGCTTCGCTATCAGGTAGTTGACTCAGCTCCTTGGAATGATATTCCTGGTATCATCCAGATTTTCTTTGACAATGCAGAAGAGGATTCATTCGTCACTGTAGTGTCAGTTGAATTGGAAGAGCCTTTTGAATTGTACCGTGGTATTGGCCATTCGGTAGAGATGAATGACTAA
- a CDS encoding glycoside hydrolase family 3 N-terminal domain-containing protein has product MKTKNLLLLFCILPVLYSCSKSWEDESLPSIERAQLLISEMTLEEKVRQMNMTRGEYLMVDAKPDEDKMKMYLGELGIGSIHDLFTDNAEDYNRIQKATIESSRHGIPALVMEEMLHGFSYKGSTVFPMPIGLGAMWNPELMEKVGKVIGTEARIHGAHVSLGPTLGIGREPRWGRVAETYGEDTHLNAEMAVSMLKGMGGLDPTSKFSMLGGPKHFAVHSAPLTGSNASPVLLGERTSRTDFLPVFERAIKEAGAVNVMSSYSELDGVPCTGNEWLLTDVLRNEWGFDGFTVSDLGAMRFLWNVHHFAESPKEAIRKATIAGMDMQFYDFTDSVYQATLIELVEEGKLDVKYIDRAVTGILNTKFKLGLFEDPYIEQKNLDDYFHNKGHQDIAYEAGVESIVLLENNGILPLDKKKYKEIAVLGALVETLEMGGYSPKESAGKGISILDGLKKAAPEIDFTFTQGANIVERGGVVPAKYIFHDNGQKGFKAKFYNNTDLEGEPAFTAIHNEVDFEWPWNPYPGVEDDYFSASWEGYIEVDHDMEGWVGTSSDDGSRLFIDGELVLNAWKGSTYIAKTPFTFKKGQKYKIRYEFFDYGWHASASLRWSETENDILNAVRLAKSADLSIIVVGENERTVSENRDVSSLDLSGNQLELIKQVASLGKPYVVVLQNGRPLSTNWVSANADALLEAWFAGEKGGKAIADVLFGNQNPSGKLPISVAKSVGQLPIYYNQKPTTIHRYVDVDDKPLYPFGYGLSYSTFAYNNLKIAVEEDQDDFEVKVAVEVTNTSEVDGKEVVQLYTSDLFSSVTVARIALKKFEKVLIKAGETKTIEFVLTKEDLKLWNLDKKWVVESGEFTAMVGTNSTDLIKENFKLNKDYSI; this is encoded by the coding sequence ATGAAGACGAAAAATTTACTATTACTTTTTTGTATCCTTCCAGTGCTGTATTCATGCAGCAAATCATGGGAAGATGAATCTTTACCAAGTATTGAGAGAGCTCAACTGCTAATTTCGGAGATGACTTTGGAAGAAAAAGTCCGTCAGATGAATATGACGCGTGGAGAGTACTTGATGGTGGATGCAAAACCTGACGAAGATAAGATGAAGATGTATCTTGGTGAGTTAGGTATAGGTTCGATCCATGATTTATTTACAGATAACGCAGAGGATTATAACCGAATTCAGAAAGCAACCATTGAAAGTTCCCGACATGGAATTCCAGCATTGGTAATGGAGGAAATGCTACATGGATTTAGTTATAAAGGATCTACAGTGTTTCCAATGCCTATTGGGTTAGGGGCTATGTGGAATCCTGAGCTAATGGAAAAGGTAGGAAAAGTAATTGGTACTGAAGCTCGTATTCATGGTGCCCATGTATCATTGGGACCCACACTTGGTATTGGTAGGGAACCTCGATGGGGACGTGTGGCTGAAACTTATGGAGAAGACACCCATTTGAATGCCGAGATGGCTGTTTCCATGTTGAAAGGAATGGGAGGGCTAGACCCAACAAGTAAATTTTCTATGCTTGGCGGTCCCAAGCACTTTGCTGTTCATTCCGCTCCATTGACAGGTTCAAATGCTTCACCTGTGTTGTTAGGTGAGCGTACTTCCCGCACTGATTTTTTGCCTGTTTTTGAGAGGGCTATCAAAGAAGCCGGTGCTGTCAATGTCATGTCTTCTTACTCCGAGCTCGATGGTGTGCCATGTACAGGGAACGAATGGCTACTGACAGATGTGCTTCGCAATGAATGGGGATTCGATGGTTTTACGGTTTCTGACCTTGGGGCAATGCGTTTTCTGTGGAACGTACATCACTTTGCAGAATCACCAAAAGAGGCTATCCGAAAAGCAACCATTGCAGGGATGGACATGCAGTTTTATGACTTCACAGATTCAGTCTATCAAGCAACGCTTATTGAACTTGTAGAGGAAGGGAAACTGGATGTAAAATATATAGACAGGGCTGTAACAGGTATCCTGAATACCAAATTCAAGTTGGGACTGTTTGAAGATCCATATATTGAACAGAAAAATCTTGACGATTACTTCCATAATAAAGGGCATCAGGATATTGCTTATGAAGCAGGAGTAGAATCTATTGTACTATTGGAGAACAATGGTATTCTGCCTCTGGATAAAAAGAAATACAAGGAAATTGCCGTATTGGGAGCACTGGTGGAAACGCTGGAAATGGGAGGGTATTCTCCTAAAGAATCTGCTGGTAAAGGCATTTCAATATTAGATGGATTGAAAAAAGCAGCTCCTGAAATTGACTTTACTTTTACGCAAGGCGCTAATATAGTAGAGAGGGGTGGCGTAGTTCCGGCTAAGTATATTTTCCATGACAATGGCCAAAAAGGTTTCAAAGCAAAATTTTATAATAACACCGATTTGGAAGGTGAGCCAGCATTTACAGCCATACATAATGAGGTTGATTTTGAGTGGCCTTGGAATCCATACCCAGGTGTAGAGGACGACTATTTCTCGGCATCATGGGAAGGTTATATAGAAGTTGACCACGATATGGAAGGCTGGGTCGGTACTTCCTCCGATGATGGCTCTCGCTTGTTTATTGATGGTGAACTTGTACTAAACGCATGGAAAGGAAGCACTTATATTGCCAAAACACCTTTCACCTTTAAAAAAGGGCAGAAGTATAAAATCCGTTATGAATTTTTTGATTACGGATGGCATGCATCAGCATCACTTCGTTGGTCTGAGACAGAAAACGATATTCTGAATGCTGTTCGTTTAGCAAAGTCAGCAGACCTGTCCATTATTGTTGTAGGGGAAAATGAGCGCACGGTAAGTGAAAACAGGGATGTCTCGTCTCTTGACCTTTCAGGTAACCAGTTGGAATTGATAAAGCAAGTAGCAAGTTTGGGCAAGCCTTATGTGGTCGTACTGCAAAATGGACGTCCACTGTCCACCAATTGGGTTTCTGCCAATGCTGATGCCTTGCTAGAGGCATGGTTTGCAGGAGAGAAAGGCGGAAAAGCGATTGCCGATGTTTTGTTTGGCAACCAGAACCCTTCAGGCAAATTGCCTATATCTGTAGCAAAAAGTGTAGGGCAATTGCCTATTTACTATAACCAAAAACCTACCACTATCCACCGCTATGTAGATGTGGATGACAAACCACTTTACCCTTTCGGTTATGGCCTGTCATACTCAACATTTGCCTACAATAACCTCAAGATAGCTGTAGAGGAAGATCAGGACGATTTTGAAGTGAAAGTAGCTGTGGAAGTGACCAACACTTCAGAAGTGGATGGTAAAGAAGTTGTTCAGCTTTACACAAGTGATCTTTTTTCTTCAGTAACTGTTGCTAGGATAGCCTTGAAGAAATTTGAAAAGGTGCTGATCAAAGCAGGGGAGACCAAGACCATTGAATTTGTCTTGACGAAAGAAGATCTCAAGCTCTGGAATCTGGACAAGAAATGGGTTGTGGAAAGCGGTGAGTTTACAGCAATGGTTGGCACAAATTCTACTGACCTGATAAAAGAAAACTTTAAACTAAATAAAGATTACAGTATATGA
- a CDS encoding SLC13 family permease, whose translation MNIKKAVAFIAGPFAFITVSLLELPGLSSEGQAVLASTIWVGIWWMTEAVELEVTSLLPILLLPLSGAMKIGEVTTSYGQSYIFLFMGGFIIGLAVEKCGLHKRIAFSIIHFIGTGPKKVVLGFMIATGFLSMWISNTATAIMMLPIALSLSGEGHDKFSTHLLLGIAYAASIGGMATLIGTPPNIIFAAVMKNSVGVEIPFVNWMLFAFPFSFILIIACWWYLTRSFISNQDISLVIPEKPRQMDIAQKRVSLIFGLVALLWIIRSFLLSKLIPGIDDTVIAMFGGLILFIIPSGKSRETLMDWKTAKTLPWGILLMFGGGLAIAKGFSTTDLATWLAGWFRELDFLPVILITLTVVASTNFLTEMTSNTATASMLLPLLITLSASLNMPPVILMSGAVLASSCAFMLPVATPPNAVVFSSGKIKIQQMIHTGFWLNIVSIVLILLFSTYVGPMLLSIE comes from the coding sequence ATGAATATAAAAAAAGCAGTTGCTTTTATAGCAGGCCCTTTTGCATTTATAACAGTTAGCTTATTGGAGTTACCGGGTTTGTCTTCTGAAGGTCAGGCTGTATTGGCTTCAACCATTTGGGTAGGAATTTGGTGGATGACGGAAGCTGTTGAGCTAGAGGTGACTTCTTTACTTCCCATTTTGTTGTTGCCTTTGTCTGGCGCTATGAAGATTGGAGAGGTGACCACTTCCTATGGTCAAAGCTATATATTCTTGTTTATGGGCGGATTTATAATAGGTCTTGCCGTAGAGAAGTGTGGACTGCATAAACGGATCGCCTTTTCAATCATCCATTTTATCGGTACTGGTCCCAAAAAAGTAGTATTGGGATTTATGATCGCCACAGGGTTTTTGTCTATGTGGATATCGAATACCGCTACCGCCATTATGATGCTGCCCATTGCTTTATCCTTATCAGGAGAGGGGCATGACAAGTTTAGTACCCATTTGCTTTTAGGAATTGCATATGCAGCGTCAATTGGAGGCATGGCTACTTTGATTGGAACTCCTCCAAACATCATATTTGCTGCCGTTATGAAAAATTCAGTTGGAGTTGAAATACCTTTTGTAAACTGGATGCTTTTTGCATTTCCATTTTCATTTATCCTTATAATAGCCTGCTGGTGGTATCTTACTCGCTCATTTATTTCAAATCAGGACATCAGCTTAGTGATTCCTGAGAAACCAAGACAAATGGATATTGCTCAAAAAAGAGTCTCCCTGATATTTGGTTTGGTGGCATTGCTTTGGATCATCCGCTCTTTTCTGCTTAGCAAGCTTATTCCAGGAATTGATGATACCGTAATAGCCATGTTCGGTGGACTTATACTTTTTATTATACCGTCAGGTAAATCAAGAGAAACGCTGATGGACTGGAAAACAGCTAAAACTTTACCTTGGGGTATCCTTTTGATGTTTGGCGGAGGACTGGCAATAGCGAAAGGGTTTTCAACAACAGATTTAGCAACTTGGTTAGCAGGTTGGTTTAGGGAGTTAGATTTCTTGCCAGTTATATTAATAACATTAACGGTAGTAGCCTCTACCAATTTCCTAACGGAAATGACTTCCAATACAGCAACAGCTAGTATGTTGTTACCGCTTTTGATCACATTAAGTGCTTCATTAAACATGCCCCCTGTAATTTTAATGTCGGGTGCTGTGTTAGCCTCTTCATGTGCCTTTATGCTCCCAGTTGCCACTCCACCAAATGCAGTGGTTTTTAGCTCTGGAAAGATCAAGATACAGCAAATGATTCATACTGGTTTTTGGTTGAATATTGTATCAATTGTTTTGATCTTACTCTTTTCTACTTATGTCGGTCCGATGTTGTTAAGTATTGAGTAA
- a CDS encoding RagB/SusD family nutrient uptake outer membrane protein, giving the protein MKKVFYSILSLVLAVTIIGCSELDLDPKDELSDESFWKTQSDFEMALVGCYQGLDGRYKMFWVNSQDIFQDLMTDLCQGGIYGGDQIAAGTHQPDNDFLNNIWDETYQGIRKCNNFFEQGEAAIEAGDVSADDLKTMNGEVRLIRASQYYRLAKIWGNAPMPTTTLDRDEANSISETSYDEIISTVISELKKAAEELGDFEGGDNRLTKYGAYAYLVRVYMDQEDWENASSYAKMIIDSGEYALYTEGGPDKAYFNLFTPMGNNTKEAIVAHNFTSNTWDYSHGTFEQASMWGLQRPTARFLDMVLSKDGKFVEFVDETTGESLTPILPEDELIIEAVGKEQRVIPSIVDPDHFSLIEDDRDPRWKQLLMPFSGFKASSWESGASTNETVSSLRFIKGFDDGAAATYYYNSQKHVIRLAEIYLSYAEAQNEIGNTDEAINYVNLVRARVGMVDAPLGLTQDQAREIIRRERCVELIDEGQLYFDYKRWKFNDQNYLEMTTNRNGGVHPAGFETVVIDEGAGVKGFNLSNRMNTYLERNYVSPRNDNWPYPVNEVQINPNLGQKQGW; this is encoded by the coding sequence ATGAAAAAAGTATTTTATAGCATATTGAGTCTCGTGTTGGCAGTTACAATTATTGGCTGCTCAGAACTGGATTTAGACCCCAAAGATGAACTTTCCGATGAGTCATTTTGGAAGACCCAAAGTGATTTTGAAATGGCTTTGGTTGGATGTTATCAAGGCCTTGATGGTCGCTACAAAATGTTCTGGGTCAATTCTCAGGACATCTTCCAGGATTTAATGACTGATTTATGTCAGGGAGGTATTTATGGAGGTGACCAGATTGCGGCTGGTACGCATCAGCCAGATAACGATTTCCTGAACAATATTTGGGATGAAACCTATCAGGGCATTCGTAAATGCAACAACTTTTTTGAGCAGGGAGAGGCTGCGATTGAAGCTGGCGACGTAAGTGCTGATGACTTGAAAACGATGAACGGAGAAGTACGCCTGATACGTGCAAGTCAGTATTATAGGTTAGCTAAAATTTGGGGCAATGCACCTATGCCTACTACTACTTTGGATAGGGATGAGGCCAATAGTATTAGCGAAACTTCTTATGATGAAATTATCAGTACTGTAATCTCAGAGCTTAAAAAGGCTGCTGAAGAACTTGGTGATTTTGAAGGGGGTGATAACCGATTGACCAAGTATGGTGCTTATGCCTATCTGGTAAGAGTGTATATGGATCAGGAAGATTGGGAAAATGCGTCAAGCTATGCAAAAATGATCATCGACTCTGGAGAGTATGCCCTTTATACAGAAGGTGGACCAGACAAGGCTTATTTCAACTTGTTTACCCCAATGGGAAACAATACCAAGGAAGCTATTGTCGCACATAACTTTACCAGTAATACTTGGGATTACTCGCATGGTACTTTTGAACAGGCAAGCATGTGGGGTTTGCAGAGACCTACTGCCAGGTTCTTGGATATGGTATTGAGCAAGGATGGCAAGTTTGTAGAGTTTGTAGACGAAACAACAGGTGAATCGCTGACACCTATTTTGCCAGAAGATGAGCTGATCATTGAGGCAGTTGGCAAAGAGCAAAGAGTGATTCCAAGTATAGTAGACCCTGATCACTTCAGTTTGATAGAGGACGATAGGGACCCTCGCTGGAAACAGCTGCTGATGCCATTTTCAGGGTTTAAGGCAAGCTCATGGGAGTCAGGTGCCAGTACCAATGAAACGGTGTCATCACTTAGATTTATCAAGGGTTTTGATGATGGCGCTGCCGCAACCTATTACTACAATAGCCAAAAGCATGTAATCCGTCTGGCTGAGATTTACCTTTCATATGCGGAAGCTCAAAATGAAATAGGCAATACAGATGAGGCTATCAACTATGTAAACCTTGTACGTGCTCGTGTAGGTATGGTAGATGCGCCACTGGGACTTACGCAAGATCAGGCAAGAGAGATCATCCGTAGAGAGCGTTGTGTGGAGCTAATCGATGAAGGACAGCTTTACTTTGATTACAAACGCTGGAAATTTAATGACCAAAACTATCTGGAAATGACTACCAACCGAAATGGAGGTGTTCATCCAGCAGGTTTTGAGACAGTAGTTATTGATGAGGGTGCAGGAGTCAAAGGATTCAACTTATCCAACAGGATGAATACATACCTTGAAAGAAACTATGTTTCTCCAAGAAATGACAACTGGCCTTATCCAGTAAATGAAGTACAAATCAACCCTAACCTTGGACAGAAGCAAGGTTGGTAA
- a CDS encoding glycoside hydrolase family 20 protein translates to MNYNRFYLPIYILLTTLLACACQVQSGQVVVSKAEVIPQPAFIEYGQGYFNLNSATPILYPENDVALEKTARLLQGFIKASLGFEPEVRIGDKQAEGIVLVSENKGEAEAYELEVNDKQILITGASAKGAFYGIQTLRQLIPAHSDKVVRIAAMHIKDAPRFSYRGMHLDVSRHFFDTSFVKQYIDLIAMHKLNTFHWHLTDDQGWRIEIKQYPKLTSIGSKRKETLVGHADRSKEYDGQPYGGYYTQDEIKEVIKYASDRYITIIPEIEMPGHALAALSAYPELGCTGGPYEAATTFGVFDDVFCAGNDSTFHFIENVLDEVMALFPSEYIHVGGDECPKASWEKCAKCQARIKAEGLKNEHELQSYFITRMEKYLNSKGRQIIGWDEILEGGLAPNATVMSWRGMEGGIDAAKSKHNVIMAPNSHMYFDAYQSLNKETEPLAIGGYLNVEKVYSFEPVPEALEESEQGYIIGAQANLWTEYIATPEHVEYMVLPRMAALSEVLWSDKKVRDIDSFKPRLLHLINYYGEMRLNYAKHIFDVDIETVANAETGKVEVKLSSFSNGELYYTIDGSEPDEKSNQYTGKVLEIDDNSVFKAVSFFNNKKGVTKTEAIPLSKSSFKPLTLLSQPSSRYQKFVSALNDGLRGTMIFGNGAWVGINQGNLEALIDLEKKEPVSRVKVGTLVQAGSWIMGARSLKVYSSYDGQGFTLLAAKTYPETKQGSKDTIVDLEVNFEAVNTQYLKVVVERQGKLPTWHTGKGKNAYLFVDEIIVE, encoded by the coding sequence ATGAATTATAATCGTTTTTACTTGCCTATATACATCTTACTTACAACACTGTTGGCTTGTGCTTGTCAGGTACAGTCAGGTCAAGTTGTTGTATCCAAAGCAGAAGTAATTCCACAACCAGCATTCATTGAGTATGGTCAGGGGTATTTTAATCTAAATTCAGCGACACCGATTCTTTATCCCGAGAATGATGTAGCACTTGAGAAAACGGCAAGATTACTACAGGGATTTATTAAGGCCTCTCTTGGGTTTGAGCCCGAAGTGAGAATTGGAGATAAACAAGCGGAGGGTATTGTGCTGGTTTCAGAAAACAAGGGTGAAGCTGAAGCTTATGAGCTGGAAGTAAACGACAAGCAAATCCTGATTACTGGAGCATCAGCCAAAGGAGCTTTCTATGGTATTCAGACATTGAGGCAATTGATTCCAGCCCATTCGGATAAGGTCGTGCGTATTGCAGCAATGCATATTAAAGATGCCCCTCGTTTTTCCTATCGAGGTATGCATCTTGATGTCAGCAGGCATTTTTTTGATACATCTTTTGTGAAGCAATATATTGACCTGATTGCGATGCATAAGTTAAATACATTTCATTGGCACCTGACGGATGATCAGGGGTGGCGTATCGAAATAAAGCAATATCCTAAGCTTACCTCTATCGGGAGTAAACGAAAGGAAACCTTGGTAGGTCATGCGGATAGGAGTAAAGAGTATGATGGTCAGCCTTATGGAGGATACTATACGCAAGACGAGATAAAGGAGGTGATTAAATATGCTTCGGACAGGTATATCACCATTATACCTGAAATTGAAATGCCAGGACATGCTTTGGCTGCGCTGTCTGCCTATCCTGAACTTGGTTGTACAGGTGGTCCGTATGAAGCGGCAACGACCTTTGGTGTTTTTGATGATGTATTCTGTGCAGGCAATGACAGTACATTCCATTTCATTGAAAATGTATTGGATGAAGTAATGGCTCTATTCCCGAGTGAATACATCCATGTTGGAGGTGATGAATGTCCAAAGGCTTCTTGGGAAAAATGTGCGAAGTGTCAGGCACGAATCAAGGCAGAAGGGCTCAAAAATGAGCATGAGCTGCAGAGTTATTTTATCACAAGAATGGAAAAGTACCTGAACAGCAAAGGGAGACAAATCATAGGTTGGGATGAAATTCTGGAAGGAGGTTTGGCACCAAATGCGACCGTGATGTCTTGGAGAGGAATGGAAGGTGGCATCGATGCGGCAAAGAGCAAGCATAATGTGATAATGGCACCCAATAGCCATATGTACTTTGATGCCTATCAATCCTTGAATAAGGAAACAGAACCGTTGGCGATAGGAGGGTATTTGAATGTAGAGAAAGTCTATAGCTTTGAACCTGTTCCGGAAGCCCTTGAAGAAAGTGAGCAAGGATACATCATTGGGGCACAGGCAAACTTATGGACAGAATATATTGCAACTCCAGAGCATGTCGAGTATATGGTGCTTCCTAGGATGGCAGCCTTATCTGAAGTGCTGTGGTCTGATAAAAAAGTAAGGGATATTGATTCATTCAAGCCTCGATTGCTGCACCTTATAAATTATTATGGGGAGATGAGATTGAACTATGCCAAACATATTTTTGATGTGGATATAGAAACGGTAGCAAATGCAGAAACAGGAAAAGTTGAAGTGAAACTTTCTTCATTCAGTAATGGGGAATTGTACTATACAATAGATGGTTCTGAGCCTGATGAGAAGAGTAATCAATACACAGGTAAGGTCTTGGAAATTGATGACAATTCGGTGTTCAAAGCTGTTAGCTTTTTCAATAATAAAAAGGGTGTTACCAAGACGGAGGCCATTCCACTAAGTAAGTCAAGTTTTAAACCATTGACCTTGCTGTCACAACCTTCTTCGAGGTACCAAAAATTTGTTTCTGCATTGAACGATGGATTAAGAGGCACTATGATTTTTGGCAATGGAGCTTGGGTCGGCATCAATCAAGGCAACCTTGAGGCGTTAATTGATTTAGAAAAGAAAGAGCCTGTTTCTAGGGTAAAGGTAGGAACCTTGGTTCAGGCAGGAAGTTGGATCATGGGAGCACGTTCACTCAAAGTTTATAGTTCGTATGATGGTCAGGGCTTTACGCTACTTGCTGCTAAAACATATCCAGAAACCAAGCAAGGTTCCAAGGATACGATTGTAGACCTTGAAGTCAATTTTGAAGCAGTTAATACCCAATACTTAAAAGTAGTAGTTGAAAGGCAGGGTAAACTTCCAACATGGCATACTGGAAAAGGAAAAAATGCTTACCTGTTTGTGGATGAGATTATAGTTGAATAA
- a CDS encoding alpha-L-fucosidase, with protein sequence MKKWILTAVAAAISLTSYAQWKDKEFVLDQDPLVQKKLEEWSDLKLGFFVHWGPYATESLCESWPVVSEDVDWLTPHKDIKSFREHYFNDLPKKFNPTEFDPEKWAQLAEDMGAKYFVFTTKHHDGFTMWDTKQTDYRITNPEYPYASNKNADITKVLFDAMRAKGMMIGAYISKPDWHHPNYWTPSFDTPGRNVNYKIERHPEWWKKFTDFWLGQVTELMTGYGDIDILWLDGAWATKSNRGQDMRMDEVGEISRKHQPGIMIVDRWIGGKWENYRTPEQHVPSESEDKIYWETNMTVGTSFSYRAEETIWKDGREITHKLIDVVAKGGNFLLNLGASPEGWFNPEGVQYVREMGKWLEANGKAIYATRAIAPFAEANVRYTRSKDGNTVYAIVLQEEGENISQITLPGCLAAKNAVIKDVATGKRIKYSRQGNSTLVSLPQKSGVGNFAIALEISSVEKMAGKNYGKSQAQKEAEKRNL encoded by the coding sequence ATGAAAAAGTGGATACTTACCGCTGTGGCAGCAGCGATATCGTTGACTTCCTATGCACAATGGAAAGATAAGGAGTTTGTATTGGATCAGGATCCTCTGGTACAGAAGAAACTGGAAGAATGGTCTGACCTGAAGCTAGGCTTTTTCGTACACTGGGGCCCATACGCAACTGAGTCACTTTGTGAGTCTTGGCCAGTGGTTTCTGAAGATGTTGATTGGCTGACGCCACATAAGGATATCAAGTCATTCAGGGAACATTATTTCAATGACTTGCCCAAGAAATTTAACCCTACAGAATTTGACCCTGAAAAGTGGGCACAGCTGGCGGAGGATATGGGAGCGAAGTATTTTGTTTTTACAACAAAACACCACGATGGGTTTACCATGTGGGATACCAAGCAGACTGACTATAGGATCACTAATCCAGAGTACCCTTACGCTTCCAATAAGAATGCAGACATCACCAAGGTTTTGTTTGATGCCATGCGTGCAAAAGGGATGATGATTGGGGCTTACATTTCCAAACCGGATTGGCATCATCCAAATTATTGGACACCTTCATTTGATACGCCGGGCAGAAATGTAAACTACAAGATTGAACGCCATCCTGAATGGTGGAAGAAGTTTACAGACTTCTGGCTTGGACAAGTCACTGAATTGATGACTGGATACGGTGATATTGACATCCTTTGGCTTGATGGAGCATGGGCAACAAAAAGCAACCGTGGTCAGGATATGCGCATGGATGAAGTAGGAGAGATCAGCCGTAAGCATCAGCCGGGTATCATGATCGTAGACAGATGGATTGGAGGTAAATGGGAAAACTACCGTACCCCTGAGCAGCATGTACCTTCTGAATCTGAGGACAAAATCTATTGGGAAACCAATATGACTGTGGGAACTTCATTTTCATACCGAGCTGAAGAGACAATCTGGAAAGATGGTAGAGAGATTACGCATAAACTCATTGATGTCGTAGCCAAAGGGGGAAACTTCCTGCTGAATTTGGGTGCTTCACCTGAAGGATGGTTCAATCCGGAAGGAGTGCAGTATGTACGTGAAATGGGAAAATGGTTGGAAGCAAACGGAAAAGCCATCTATGCTACCAGAGCAATTGCACCATTTGCAGAAGCCAATGTACGTTATACCAGGTCTAAGGATGGTAATACGGTATATGCTATTGTACTTCAGGAAGAAGGAGAAAATATATCGCAGATTACTTTACCGGGTTGCCTTGCAGCAAAAAATGCAGTGATCAAAGATGTTGCAACTGGTAAGCGTATTAAGTATTCACGTCAAGGAAATTCAACATTGGTGAGTTTACCGCAAAAATCAGGAGTGGGTAATTTTGCTATTGCACTTGAAATCTCTTCAGTAGAGAAAATGGCAGGCAAAAATTATGGTAAGTCACAGGCACAGAAAGAGGCGGAAAAAAGGAACCTATAA